The following coding sequences are from one Canis lupus baileyi chromosome 23, mCanLup2.hap1, whole genome shotgun sequence window:
- the GDPD5 gene encoding glycerophosphodiester phosphodiesterase domain-containing protein 5 isoform X5 codes for MGYWSDWSVPILMTTAAAFTYIAGLLVLALCHIAVGQQMNLHWLHKMGLVVILVSTVVAMSAVAQLWKDEWEVLLISLQGTAPFLHVGALAAITALSWIVAGQFARAERSSSQMAILCIFFAVVFAFYLAPLTISSPCIMEKKDLGPKPALIGHRGAPMLAPEHTLMSFRKALEQKLYGLQADVTISLDGVPFLMHDNTLRRTTNVEEEFPELARKPASMLNWTILQRLNAGQWFLKTDPFWTASSLSPSDHREAQNQSICSLAELLELAKGNATLLLNLRDPPREHPYRGSFLNITLEALLRSGYPQHQVMWLPNRQRPFVRRVAPGFQQTSGSKEAATSLRRGHIQRLNLRYTQVSRQELRDYASWNLSVNLYTVNAPWLFSLLWCAGVPSVTSDNTHVLSQVPSPLWIMPPDEYCLMWVTADLISFMLIIGIFVLQNYHLIRWRLGGIRSYNPEQIMLSAAVRRTSRDVSIMKEKLIFSEISDGMEVSDELSVCSDNSYDTYANRAPTPMNNRGSGSRTKTLTDRSGR; via the exons ATGGGCTACTGGAGTGACTGGTCCGTGCCCATCCTCATGACCACAGCTGCCGCCTTCACCTACATCGCGGGCCTCCTG GTCCTAGCACTATGTCACATCGCCGTGGGGCAGCAGATGAACCTCCATTGGCTGCACAAG ATGGGGCTGGTGGTCATCCTGGTGTCCACAGTGGTGGCCATGTCAGCAGTGGCCCAGCTGTGGAAGGACGAGTGGGAGGTACTGCTGATCTCCCTGCAG GGCACGGCACCATTCCTGCATGTGGGGGCCCTAGCTGCCATCACTGCGCTCTCCTGGATCGTGGCCGGACAGTTCGCCCGTGCAGAACGGTCCT CCTCCCAGATGGCCATTCTCTGTATCTTCTTTGCCGTGGTGTTTGCCTTCTACCTGGCCCCTCTCACCATCTCCTCTCCCTGCATCATGGAGAAAAAGGACCTGGGCCCCAAGCCTGCCCTCATTGGCCACCGCGGAGCCCCTATG CTGGCCCCAGAGCATACACTGATGTCCTTCCGGAAGGCCCTAGAGCAGAAGCTGTACGGGTTACAGGCTGATGTCACCATCAG CCTGGATGGTGTGCCCTTCCTCATGCATGACAACACCCTGCGGCGAACCACCAACGTGGAGGAGGAATTCCCAGAGCTCGCCCGCAAGCCCGCCTCTATGCTGAACTGGACCATCCTGCAGAGGCTCAACGCCGGCCAGTGGTTCCTGAAG ACTGATCCCTTCTGGACGGCCAGCTCCCTGTCGCCCTCTGACCACAGGGAGGCGCAGAACCAGTCCATCTGCAGCTTAGCAGAGCTCCTGGAGCTGGCCAAGGGCAATGCCACGCTGCTGCTCAACCTGCGTGACCCACCACGGGAGCACCCCTACCGAGGCAGCTTCCTCAACATCACGCTGGAGGCCCTGCTGCGCTCTGGCTACCCCCAGCACCAG GTCATGTGGCTGCCTAACAGGCAGAGGCCCTTCGTGCGGAGGGTGGCCCCTGGCTTCCAGCAGACATCGGGCTCCAAGGAGGCGGCCACCAGCCTGCGGAGAGGCCACATCCAGAGGCTGAACCTGCGCTACACTCAGGTGTCCCGCCAGGAGCTCAG GGACTATGCATCCTGGAACCTGAGTGTGAACCTCTACACGGTCAATGCACCGTGGCTCTTCTCCTTGCTGTGGTGCGCGGGGGTCCCGTCTGTCACCTCTGACAACACCCATGTCCTGTCCCAGGTGCCTTCCCCCCTCTGGATCATG CCCCCAGACGAGTACTGTCTCATGTGGGTCACCGCGGACCTGATCTCCTTCATGCTCATCATTGGCATCTTCGTCCTCCAGAA CTATCACTTGATCAG GTGGCGCCTAGGTGGCATACGGAGCTACAATCCTGAGCAGATCATGCTGAGTGCTGCAGTGCGTCGGACCAGCCGGGATGTCAGCATCATGAAGGAGAAGCTCATCTTCTCAG AGATCAGCGATGGCATGGAGGTCTCCGATGAGCTCTCTGTATGTTCAGACAACAGTTACGACACGTATGCCAACCGCGCTCCCACCCCCATGAATAACCGCGGGAGTGGCAGCCGCACCAAGACTCTCACAGACCGGAGTGGGCGCTAG